Proteins from a genomic interval of Haemorhous mexicanus isolate bHaeMex1 chromosome Z, bHaeMex1.pri, whole genome shotgun sequence:
- the LOC132322141 gene encoding thioredoxin — protein sequence MVKIVGSLVEFEAELKSAGEKLIVVDFSATWCGPCKMIKPFFHSLCEKYGDVVFIEIDVDDAQDVASHCDVKCMPTFQFYKNGKKVQEFSGANKEKLEETIKSLV from the exons ATGGTGAAGATCGTGGGCAGCCTG gttGAATTTGAGGCAGAACTGAAATCTGCTGGTGAGAAGCTTATAGTAGTTGATTTTTCTGCAACATGGTGTGGACCATGCAAAATGATCAAGCCCTTTTTCCAC aGTTTGTGTGAGAAGTATGGTGATGTGGTATTCATAGAAATCGATGTGGATGATGCCCAG GATGTTGCTTCACACTGTGATGTGAAGTGCATGCCAACGTTCCAGTTCTACAAGAATGGAAAGAAG GTCCAGGAGTTCTCTGGGGCCAATAAAGAGAAGCTGGAAGAGACCATTAAAAGTCTAGTCTAA